The following proteins are encoded in a genomic region of Bacteroidia bacterium:
- a CDS encoding tetratricopeptide repeat protein, whose translation MIKGNYLLISISLLSLFSCGSKNTTQQSAQAKLSPIDSLSQLLAVDRDNTNLLYQRAKLYVEKGDYTAAKIDISKAILRDTTKADYYPLLADIYMGLRQPVGAKAALEKCVEVAPNHVEGLNKLAEFNLFLKNYQETIRLADRALRVDIHNPKSYFIKGFAFMESGDTNKAINSMQTAVEQNPDYYEAFLQLGILFSAKKSKLAVNYFSNASQLQPNNIEPYYNLGMFYQNAGQIDKAIETYRLLLKLDNKDADTHYNLGYIDFMYKKAYDSAILNFTQALANDKKMAKAAYMRGLCYEALKRNDKAKAEYAFALKIDSSFALAAKANLRLLGLK comes from the coding sequence ATGATTAAAGGCAACTACCTCCTTATTTCTATTTCTCTTCTCTCTTTGTTTTCTTGTGGATCCAAAAATACAACTCAACAAAGCGCTCAGGCTAAGTTAAGTCCTATTGATTCCTTATCTCAACTCTTGGCTGTTGATCGAGACAATACCAATTTACTCTATCAAAGGGCAAAACTTTATGTCGAAAAAGGCGATTATACTGCAGCCAAAATTGATATAAGCAAAGCCATTTTACGAGATACCACCAAAGCCGATTATTACCCCTTGCTTGCAGATATATACATGGGTCTTCGGCAGCCGGTAGGAGCCAAAGCAGCTCTTGAAAAATGTGTTGAAGTTGCGCCCAACCATGTAGAAGGTTTAAACAAATTAGCCGAGTTTAATTTATTCCTAAAAAACTACCAGGAAACGATTCGATTGGCTGACCGGGCATTGCGGGTCGACATTCACAATCCAAAGTCGTACTTTATCAAAGGTTTTGCCTTTATGGAATCGGGCGATACGAATAAAGCCATCAATAGCATGCAAACCGCCGTTGAACAAAATCCGGATTATTATGAAGCCTTTTTACAACTAGGTATTTTGTTTTCGGCTAAGAAAAGCAAATTGGCGGTAAACTATTTTAGTAATGCATCTCAACTTCAACCTAATAACATTGAGCCATACTATAACCTGGGTATGTTTTATCAAAATGCAGGTCAAATTGACAAAGCAATAGAAACGTATCGCTTGTTATTAAAACTGGATAATAAAGATGCAGATACCCATTACAATTTGGGATACATTGATTTTATGTACAAAAAAGCCTACGATTCTGCCATTTTAAATTTCACCCAAGCCTTAGCCAATGATAAAAAAATGGCAAAAGCGGCCTATATGAGAGGCCTTTGTTACGAAGCTTTGAAACGAAATGACAAAGCAAAAGCTGAATATGCCTTTGCTTTAAAAATTGATTCCAGTTTTGCGTTGGCCGCCAAAGCCAATTTGCGATTATTGGGATTAAAATAG
- a CDS encoding peptidylprolyl isomerase, protein MRKIFILFAVLLSGLAVQAQTNSKSKEAIVLISTSFGDIKLKLYNETPLHRDNFLKLADSGQYNGSTFHRVIAGFMVQGGGKNKGMEEMGSQFQGEIYPLFHHKRGVLAAARTGDQMNPSRRSSGSQFYIVQGRVFTEAELKQVEFQTGKKFTPQQVKDYTTIGGAPHLDGAYTVFGEVLEGMDVVDKIAACPKVGESPDPEIVMTVKVLSK, encoded by the coding sequence ATGAGAAAAATTTTCATTCTGTTTGCCGTTCTACTTTCCGGACTGGCAGTGCAAGCTCAAACAAATTCAAAATCAAAAGAGGCTATTGTGTTGATTTCCACTTCGTTTGGAGATATTAAGCTGAAGTTGTACAACGAAACCCCACTGCACCGCGATAATTTTCTGAAACTGGCCGATAGCGGTCAATACAACGGTAGTACATTTCATAGGGTTATTGCAGGTTTTATGGTTCAAGGAGGCGGAAAAAATAAAGGAATGGAAGAAATGGGAAGTCAATTCCAAGGTGAAATTTATCCTCTTTTTCATCACAAACGTGGTGTTTTGGCAGCCGCCCGAACCGGTGATCAAATGAATCCGTCACGCCGGTCTTCCGGCTCTCAATTTTATATAGTTCAAGGTCGAGTATTTACAGAAGCAGAATTGAAACAAGTTGAATTTCAGACCGGTAAGAAATTTACCCCCCAGCAAGTGAAGGATTATACAACCATCGGTGGAGCCCCACATTTGGATGGTGCCTACACTGTTTTTGGAGAAGTGCTGGAAGGAATGGACGTTGTTGATAAAATTGCGGCATGTCCTAAAGTTGGAGAATCGCCTGATCCTGAAATAGTTATGACTGTTAAAGTGTTAAGTAAGTAA